A region from the Lysobacter antibioticus genome encodes:
- a CDS encoding glutaredoxin family protein, with translation MNFKSIMTTILVVALALGLGVGAGYLVRNSGLLGNGGGGGALVTQGDYSSVYAKAGGDVVMYSLSTCPFCKQARAVLEKQNVKFVERIIDQDKDAKLEADGLKIKSVPTLYIGDQSLQGYDEAKLVELINAHGKAAKPAA, from the coding sequence ATGAACTTCAAATCGATCATGACGACGATTCTGGTCGTGGCGCTGGCGCTCGGTCTCGGCGTCGGTGCCGGTTATCTGGTCCGCAACAGCGGCCTGCTCGGCAACGGCGGAGGCGGCGGTGCGCTGGTGACCCAGGGCGATTACTCCTCGGTCTACGCCAAGGCCGGCGGCGACGTGGTGATGTACTCGTTGTCGACCTGCCCGTTCTGCAAACAGGCGCGCGCCGTGCTCGAAAAACAGAACGTCAAGTTCGTCGAACGCATCATCGACCAGGACAAGGATGCCAAGCTCGAGGCCGACGGCCTGAAGATCAAGAGCGTGCCGACCTTATACATCGGCGACCAGAGCCTGCAGGGCTACGACGAAGCCAAGCTGGTCGAACTGATCAATGCGCACGGCAAGGCGGCCAAGCCGGCGGCCTGA